The following coding sequences lie in one Microbacterium sp. XT11 genomic window:
- a CDS encoding bifunctional [glutamine synthetase] adenylyltransferase/[glutamine synthetase]-adenylyl-L-tyrosine phosphorylase encodes MARSHDSVSLSALARLGFTDLGDAASALDELASLLRSDRAGVLDGAEAADPDSALQGLLRIARREPGALDGFRVDRDIRRRLWLVFGASAGLAGFFLRHPEELDVLAAPADGLPSSDGLRQRMLGAVGARDGFASSGDDAAVVALRVAYRRELAAIAAFDLSRDDAAAAVGDVAAALSDAAGAAIEASLAIARTKVGAAIGAAEVAATTLAVIGMGKAGARELNYVSDVDVIFVGGTADDQLVPEAKAIDIATRLARETMRGLSGIEVEPPLWEVDAALRPEGKQGALVRSLASHLAYYDRWAKSWEFQALLKARPLAGDEALGDAYIRAVQPKIWSSAAREDFVDSVQRMRERVMDHIDPDDAPFQVKLGAGGLRDVEFTVQLLQLVHGLTDTGIRTRGTLESIDALVERGYIGRADAATFAGDYRMLRLMEHRLQLRELSRTHLMPRTPSGLRVLARATGLADSGEALWARWEAVRREVREIHTRLFYRPLLSAVASLPEEERTLSPEQAHDRLAAIGFRDPAGALRHIGALTTGLSRKATIQRHLMPVMVRWFADGSDPDYALIAFRRISERLGDTPWFLRMLRDSSGAAESLTRLLSSSRYVGELMEWIPESVAWLDSSELLRPRGGAALDEEARAIQTRHDNVQDALRAVRALRRRELLRTAMGAVLDVLTIDEVARSLTEITDATIQAALRAVMREIVPPEDADIDFAVIGMGRFGGGELGFGSDADILYVYDANGLDPERAQRLAAQIVQGLREHLADARVPLELDADLRPEGRNGPVVRSIEAYAEYYRRWSLSWEAQALLRARGVAGSAKLIARFTSMADAIRYPESLDLQGTREIKRIKARVEGERLPQGVDPRRHLKLGPGTLSDVEWLVQLVQLQHAHAVPALRTTSTLAALDAAVDAGFVPAASAALLRDAWRLSSRLRSAITLFTGQTTDVLPVDPRRLDAVARLLGYPDRAASQLEDDYLKTTRRARKAFEDLFYG; translated from the coding sequence GTGGCCCGTTCGCACGACTCCGTCTCCCTGTCCGCGCTGGCGAGACTCGGCTTCACCGATCTCGGCGATGCCGCCTCCGCGCTCGACGAGCTCGCATCGCTCCTTCGTAGCGACCGTGCCGGGGTGCTCGACGGCGCGGAGGCTGCCGACCCCGATTCCGCCCTGCAGGGTCTGCTGCGGATCGCCAGACGGGAACCGGGGGCACTCGACGGCTTCCGCGTCGACCGCGACATCCGGCGGCGCTTGTGGCTCGTGTTCGGCGCATCGGCCGGGCTCGCCGGGTTCTTCCTGCGTCACCCCGAGGAACTCGATGTGCTCGCCGCGCCCGCCGACGGCCTGCCCTCATCGGACGGGTTGCGTCAGCGCATGCTCGGCGCCGTCGGGGCGAGAGACGGCTTCGCCTCGTCGGGCGACGACGCGGCGGTGGTCGCGCTCCGGGTGGCGTATCGGCGGGAGCTGGCGGCGATCGCGGCGTTCGACCTGAGCCGAGATGATGCCGCAGCGGCGGTCGGCGACGTGGCGGCAGCGCTGTCCGACGCCGCAGGCGCTGCCATCGAGGCCTCGCTCGCGATCGCGCGCACGAAGGTCGGCGCCGCGATCGGCGCCGCCGAGGTGGCCGCCACGACCCTCGCCGTCATCGGCATGGGCAAGGCCGGGGCCCGCGAGCTCAACTACGTCAGCGACGTCGACGTCATTTTCGTCGGCGGAACGGCCGACGACCAGCTGGTGCCCGAGGCCAAGGCGATCGATATCGCGACGAGGCTCGCCAGGGAGACCATGCGCGGGCTCAGCGGGATCGAGGTGGAGCCGCCGCTGTGGGAGGTCGATGCCGCGCTGCGCCCAGAGGGCAAGCAGGGTGCACTCGTGCGGTCCCTCGCCTCGCACCTTGCGTACTACGACCGCTGGGCGAAGAGCTGGGAGTTCCAGGCCCTGCTGAAGGCCCGTCCGCTCGCCGGCGACGAGGCGCTCGGCGACGCGTACATCCGGGCCGTCCAGCCGAAGATCTGGTCGAGCGCTGCGCGGGAGGACTTCGTCGACAGCGTGCAACGCATGCGCGAGCGGGTGATGGACCACATCGATCCGGACGACGCCCCGTTCCAGGTGAAGCTGGGAGCGGGAGGCCTCCGCGACGTCGAGTTCACGGTGCAGCTCCTGCAGCTGGTGCACGGCCTGACCGACACCGGCATCCGGACCAGGGGGACTCTGGAGAGCATCGATGCGCTCGTCGAACGAGGCTACATCGGACGAGCGGATGCCGCGACGTTCGCCGGCGACTATCGGATGCTGCGGCTCATGGAGCACCGGCTGCAGCTGCGCGAGCTCTCGCGCACCCACCTCATGCCGCGCACGCCGTCGGGCCTCCGCGTGCTGGCGAGGGCTACCGGCCTCGCAGACTCCGGCGAGGCGCTCTGGGCGCGCTGGGAGGCCGTGCGCCGCGAGGTGAGGGAGATCCACACCCGGCTCTTCTACCGCCCGCTGCTCAGCGCCGTCGCCTCGCTCCCCGAGGAGGAGCGGACGCTGTCTCCCGAGCAGGCGCACGACCGGCTCGCGGCGATCGGATTCCGCGACCCGGCGGGCGCCCTGCGGCACATCGGCGCCCTCACGACGGGGCTGAGCCGCAAAGCGACGATCCAGCGACACCTCATGCCGGTCATGGTCCGATGGTTCGCCGACGGCAGCGACCCCGACTACGCGCTCATCGCGTTCCGTCGCATCAGCGAACGGCTCGGCGATACGCCGTGGTTCCTGCGGATGCTGCGGGACTCGTCCGGCGCCGCGGAGAGCCTGACCCGCCTCCTGTCGTCCTCGCGGTACGTGGGGGAGCTCATGGAATGGATCCCTGAGTCCGTGGCATGGCTCGACAGCAGCGAACTCCTCCGACCGCGCGGCGGTGCGGCGCTGGATGAGGAGGCGCGGGCCATCCAGACGCGGCACGACAACGTGCAGGATGCACTGCGAGCCGTGCGCGCCCTGCGGAGGCGTGAACTGCTGCGCACGGCGATGGGTGCCGTGCTGGACGTGCTCACGATCGACGAGGTGGCCCGTTCGCTCACCGAGATCACCGACGCCACGATCCAGGCCGCGCTGCGGGCGGTCATGCGCGAGATCGTCCCTCCGGAGGACGCAGACATCGACTTCGCCGTGATCGGCATGGGGCGCTTCGGCGGAGGGGAGCTGGGCTTCGGCTCGGATGCCGACATCCTCTATGTATACGACGCGAACGGCCTGGACCCGGAGAGGGCACAGCGCCTTGCAGCGCAGATCGTGCAGGGGCTTCGCGAACACCTCGCCGATGCGCGTGTTCCTCTGGAGCTCGACGCGGATCTGCGGCCGGAGGGCCGCAACGGCCCTGTGGTCCGCTCCATCGAGGCGTACGCGGAGTACTACCGGCGCTGGTCGCTGTCGTGGGAGGCTCAGGCCCTGCTGCGTGCACGTGGCGTGGCGGGGAGCGCCAAGCTCATCGCGCGGTTCACGTCGATGGCCGACGCCATCCGGTACCCGGAGTCCCTGGATCTGCAGGGGACGAGGGAGATCAAGCGCATCAAGGCGCGCGTCGAGGGCGAGAGGCTGCCGCAGGGCGTGGACCCGCGTCGTCACCTGAAGCTCGGTCCGGGGACCTTGAGCGACGTGGAGTGGCTCGTCCAACTCGTGCAGCTGCAGCACGCGCACGCGGTGCCCGCGCTGCGCACCACCTCGACGTTGGCGGCGCTCGACGCCGCGGTCGACGCAGGCTTCGTGCCGGCGGCGTCCGCGGCGCTCCTGCGAGACGCATGGCGCCTGTCGAGCCGCCTGCGGTCGGCGATCACGCTGTTCACGGGCCAGACCACCGATGTCCTGCCCGTCGACCCTCGCCGTCTCGACGCCGTGGCGCGCTTGCTCGGGTACCCCGACCGGGCCGCGTCTCAGCTCGAGGACGACTACTTGAAGACGACGCGTCGCGCACGCAAGGCGTTCGAGGACCTGTTCTACGGCTGA
- a CDS encoding YchJ family protein, translated as MEQPVRCPCGSGDVFDGCCGPLLAGAPAPTAERLMRSRYTAFARGDARHLRATWHPSTRPAALDLDPALEWRRLVVLDREGGGPFDTEGIVEFEAFWREGGARGSLRERSRFVREDRRWLYVDGELR; from the coding sequence ATGGAGCAGCCGGTGAGATGCCCCTGCGGGTCGGGGGACGTGTTCGACGGCTGCTGCGGTCCGCTGCTGGCGGGTGCGCCGGCGCCGACCGCTGAGCGGCTGATGCGTTCTCGCTACACCGCTTTCGCGCGGGGCGACGCCCGCCATCTGCGCGCCACGTGGCACCCGTCGACGAGGCCTGCCGCGCTCGATCTCGACCCGGCACTCGAATGGCGTCGGCTCGTCGTGCTCGATCGCGAAGGCGGAGGTCCTTTCGACACCGAGGGCATCGTGGAGTTCGAGGCCTTCTGGCGGGAGGGCGGGGCGCGCGGATCGCTGCGCGAGCGCAGCCGTTTCGTGCGTGAGGACCGGCGGTGGCTGTACGTCGACGGGGAGCTCCGGTGA
- the glnA gene encoding type I glutamate--ammonia ligase — protein sequence MDKQRDFVLRTIEERGVKFVRLWFTDVIGTLKSVAIAPAEVEGAFAEGIGFDGSAIEGLTRTYESDLLAQPDPTTFQILPWRGEIDPTARMFCDITTPDGRPAVSDPRHVLKRALAKAADAGFTFYTHPEIEFYLLKSSSYGPEGPVPVDSAGYFDNVPGGTAHDFRRRSVRMLEDLGISVEFSHHEGGPGQNEIDLRYADALTMADNVMTFRTVIKEVAIEQGVYATFMPKPLSGQPGSGMHTHMSLFEGERNAFFEEGAKYQLSKTGRHFIAGLLRHANEIAAVTNQFVNSYKRLWGGDEAPSFITWGHNNRSALVRVPMYKPNKGGSTRVEYRALDSAANPYLAYALMLAAGLKGIEEGYELPPEAEDNVWSLSDAERRALGYSALPASLDHALEYMEGSELVAETLGESVFNYVLLNKRKEWESYRGQVTPLELKNNLELL from the coding sequence ATGGACAAGCAGCGCGATTTCGTCCTCCGCACCATCGAGGAACGCGGCGTCAAGTTCGTCCGGTTGTGGTTCACCGACGTCATCGGAACCCTCAAGTCTGTGGCGATCGCACCGGCTGAGGTCGAGGGAGCCTTTGCCGAGGGCATCGGCTTCGACGGGTCGGCGATCGAGGGTCTCACTCGGACCTACGAGTCCGATCTGCTCGCTCAGCCCGACCCGACCACGTTCCAGATCCTTCCGTGGCGGGGCGAGATCGATCCGACGGCGCGCATGTTCTGCGACATCACGACGCCCGACGGCCGCCCCGCGGTCTCCGATCCCCGCCACGTGCTCAAGCGCGCGCTCGCGAAGGCCGCCGACGCGGGGTTCACGTTCTACACGCACCCCGAGATCGAGTTCTATCTCCTCAAGTCATCGTCGTACGGTCCGGAGGGGCCGGTTCCGGTGGACTCCGCGGGCTACTTCGACAATGTCCCGGGCGGCACGGCGCACGACTTCCGTCGGCGTTCGGTGCGGATGCTCGAGGATCTCGGGATCTCGGTCGAGTTCAGCCACCACGAGGGCGGTCCCGGTCAGAACGAGATCGACCTCCGCTACGCCGATGCGCTCACCATGGCGGACAACGTCATGACGTTCCGCACGGTCATCAAGGAGGTGGCCATCGAGCAGGGCGTCTACGCGACCTTCATGCCGAAGCCGCTCAGCGGGCAGCCAGGCAGCGGCATGCACACCCACATGTCGCTCTTCGAGGGGGAGCGCAACGCCTTCTTCGAGGAGGGTGCCAAGTACCAGCTCTCCAAGACGGGGCGTCACTTCATCGCGGGGCTTCTCCGTCACGCGAACGAGATCGCGGCCGTGACCAACCAGTTCGTGAACTCGTACAAGCGCCTGTGGGGCGGTGACGAGGCGCCCAGCTTCATCACGTGGGGTCACAACAACCGCTCTGCGCTCGTCCGCGTGCCGATGTACAAGCCCAACAAGGGCGGCTCGACACGAGTCGAGTACCGGGCCCTCGACTCTGCGGCGAACCCCTACCTGGCATACGCGCTCATGCTCGCCGCCGGGCTGAAGGGCATCGAGGAGGGCTACGAGCTCCCGCCGGAGGCGGAGGACAACGTCTGGTCGCTCAGCGACGCCGAGCGTCGCGCCCTGGGGTACTCGGCGCTGCCGGCGAGCCTCGACCACGCCCTGGAGTACATGGAGGGCTCCGAGCTGGTTGCCGAGACTCTCGGCGAGTCGGTGTTCAACTACGTCCTTCTCAACAAGCGCAAGGAGTGGGAGTCGTACCGCGGTCAGGTGACGCCGCTGGAGCTGAAGAACAACCTCGAGCTCCTCTGA
- a CDS encoding methionine aminopeptidase, whose protein sequence is MANGDEKYWYNLETGQVEFGMISPSVDRVGPFDTEAEAARAPEKLQERARSWAEEDAAEDAAKSGGAE, encoded by the coding sequence ATGGCCAACGGCGATGAGAAGTACTGGTACAACCTCGAGACCGGGCAGGTCGAGTTCGGCATGATCTCCCCGTCGGTCGACCGCGTGGGGCCGTTCGACACCGAGGCCGAGGCCGCACGCGCTCCGGAGAAGCTCCAGGAACGGGCGCGGTCCTGGGCCGAGGAGGACGCCGCCGAAGACGCCGCCAAGAGCGGAGGCGCGGAGTAG
- a CDS encoding diacylglycerol/lipid kinase family protein, protein MSTRIGFIWNPSKLEEQPLREQVDAVFGDAYEVLWWETSVDDPGRGMAGEAVEAGCEIVVAVGGDGTVRAVAEVLAGTDVALGIVPQGTGNLLARNLEVPLDDIGAALERVRDGEPRRIDIGWVETDGEKRAFTVMVGFGIDAQMLVETDDDLKDRAGWLAYLEAMGRAVAGAEMVDITVALDGKEPTEVQGHTMLIGNCGMLQGGIRLLPDAVIDDGRLDILLVSADGALQWLDTVRSFVWDNGIRRMFGGSSEAVSTESARHVSAETISVSLSTPQQFEVDGEELGEVSAFTVAVQAGALIVR, encoded by the coding sequence ATGAGCACGCGCATCGGATTCATCTGGAACCCCTCCAAGCTCGAAGAGCAGCCGCTCCGCGAGCAGGTCGACGCCGTCTTCGGCGACGCGTACGAGGTCCTGTGGTGGGAGACCAGCGTCGACGACCCCGGGCGCGGAATGGCGGGCGAGGCTGTCGAAGCCGGATGTGAGATCGTGGTCGCGGTCGGCGGCGACGGCACCGTGCGCGCCGTCGCCGAAGTGCTGGCGGGGACCGACGTCGCGCTGGGCATCGTCCCGCAGGGCACGGGAAACCTGCTCGCGCGGAATCTGGAGGTGCCCCTCGACGACATCGGAGCGGCGCTCGAACGGGTGCGGGATGGCGAGCCGCGTCGCATCGACATCGGATGGGTCGAGACCGACGGCGAGAAGCGCGCCTTCACGGTCATGGTCGGCTTCGGCATCGATGCGCAGATGCTCGTCGAGACGGACGACGACCTCAAGGATCGCGCGGGATGGCTCGCGTACCTGGAGGCCATGGGGCGGGCTGTCGCAGGCGCCGAGATGGTCGACATCACGGTCGCGCTCGATGGAAAGGAACCGACCGAGGTCCAGGGGCACACGATGCTCATCGGGAACTGCGGCATGCTGCAGGGCGGCATCCGCCTGCTGCCGGATGCCGTCATCGACGACGGCCGCCTCGACATCCTGCTCGTCAGCGCCGACGGCGCGCTCCAGTGGCTGGACACCGTGCGGTCGTTCGTCTGGGACAACGGCATCCGCCGGATGTTCGGAGGCTCCTCGGAGGCGGTGAGCACCGAATCCGCTCGTCATGTCTCGGCGGAGACGATCTCCGTGAGCCTCTCCACGCCTCAGCAGTTCGAGGTCGACGGCGAAGAACTGGGAGAGGTGTCCGCCTTCACGGTCGCCGTGCAGGCGGGCGCACTCATCGTGCGATGA
- a CDS encoding zinc ribbon domain-containing protein, with the protein MNASPEDQRILLDLADLDRRIAQAEHARTHPAHAARINELASVRQEQLRELTTLTGVRDDARAELTRVESDVTLVEQRRARDAERLAATTNSKEAQALENELASLAKRQSDLEDIQLEVMGRVEEAEAAVAAQQALLDTTVAEGTRLTVQAKADVAAATELGAQLARDRAAVAGRVPADLLADYTRRAATNAGAALLSRGTCEGCRIVLPGTDLNEIRRAPADAVVSCPECGCILVRTEESGL; encoded by the coding sequence GTGAACGCCAGCCCCGAAGACCAGCGCATCCTCCTCGACCTCGCCGACCTCGACCGGCGCATCGCGCAGGCGGAGCATGCGCGTACGCATCCGGCGCATGCCGCGCGCATCAACGAGCTGGCGTCCGTGCGGCAGGAACAGCTGCGAGAGCTGACGACGCTGACCGGGGTGCGTGACGACGCGCGCGCTGAGCTGACCCGCGTCGAGTCCGACGTGACGCTCGTCGAGCAGCGCCGTGCCCGCGACGCGGAGCGCCTTGCCGCGACGACGAACTCCAAGGAGGCGCAGGCGCTCGAGAACGAGCTGGCGAGCCTGGCCAAGCGGCAGAGCGACCTGGAGGACATCCAGCTCGAGGTCATGGGGCGGGTCGAAGAAGCCGAAGCCGCGGTGGCCGCCCAGCAGGCGCTGCTCGACACGACGGTGGCGGAGGGCACGCGCCTCACGGTGCAGGCCAAGGCCGACGTGGCTGCGGCGACCGAGCTCGGCGCGCAGCTGGCACGCGACCGTGCGGCTGTCGCGGGTCGGGTCCCGGCCGATCTCCTCGCCGACTACACCCGGCGCGCCGCGACGAACGCCGGTGCCGCGTTGCTCAGCAGGGGGACGTGCGAGGGCTGCCGCATCGTGCTCCCCGGGACCGATCTGAACGAGATCCGTCGTGCGCCGGCGGATGCCGTGGTGTCCTGCCCCGAGTGCGGGTGCATCCTGGTGCGCACCGAGGAATCCGGGCTGTGA
- the ppgK gene encoding polyphosphate--glucose phosphotransferase: MAKAIGVDIGGTGIKAGIVDLDHGVMASDRVRVPTPEGASPEDVLVAVQTVLTTLDVHDSTLPLGVAFPAIVKRGKTLSAANVSKRWLDFEAERFFRDGLGRNIVFVNDADAAGVAEARHGAARDVRGLTLMTTLGTGIGSAFLYDGVLVPNTELGHLNFREYESVETWAATSAREREGLSWAEWAERLQAFYSHIEFLFSPDLFVVGGGVSKNANDFLPLLELKTPIVPAIHRNNSGIIGAASLAGD, translated from the coding sequence ATGGCAAAAGCGATCGGCGTCGACATCGGCGGCACGGGAATCAAGGCAGGAATCGTCGACCTCGACCACGGTGTCATGGCATCCGACAGGGTGCGCGTACCGACCCCCGAAGGGGCATCCCCGGAGGACGTGCTCGTCGCCGTCCAGACGGTGCTCACGACCCTCGACGTCCACGACTCGACCCTCCCCCTCGGCGTCGCCTTCCCCGCCATCGTCAAGCGCGGCAAGACGCTCTCGGCAGCCAACGTGTCGAAGCGATGGCTGGACTTCGAGGCTGAGCGCTTCTTCCGCGACGGCCTCGGTCGCAACATCGTGTTCGTCAACGACGCGGACGCGGCCGGAGTCGCCGAAGCGCGTCACGGCGCCGCCCGCGATGTGCGAGGTCTGACGCTCATGACGACCCTCGGCACGGGGATCGGCTCAGCGTTCCTCTACGACGGCGTGCTCGTCCCGAACACCGAGCTCGGGCACCTGAACTTCCGCGAGTACGAATCGGTCGAGACCTGGGCGGCCACCTCGGCGCGAGAGCGCGAGGGCCTGAGCTGGGCCGAGTGGGCGGAGCGACTCCAGGCCTTCTACTCGCACATCGAGTTCCTCTTCAGCCCCGACCTCTTCGTCGTGGGTGGCGGCGTGTCGAAGAACGCGAACGACTTCCTGCCGCTGCTCGAGCTCAAGACGCCCATCGTCCCGGCGATCCACCGCAACAACTCCGGCATCATCGGTGCCGCGTCGCTCGCCGGCGACTGA
- a CDS encoding bifunctional 3'-5' exonuclease/DNA polymerase: MNPTPGAELRIALVALRAGEFAAVELDDDLRAAHSWRFPASGLADWVRTRERDDAPRWVIRSAREVYPVLLAEGVTIRRAHDLLLCHAILRDTARVRRPLDPSPSWQRRDVVDEAPALFDVDSASDTADPVAEVLDQYRAQRDVLAQSGDGRLSLLCSAESAGGLIAEEMRAAGLPWNERVHREILEATLGIRPVAGGLPSRMVELAETVRGILGDPGLHLDSQPKLLRALHRAGVHVESTSRWELAQHDHPVVEPLLAYKKLSRLLSANGWAWLSEWVRDDRFRPVYIPGGVVTGRWASAGGGALQLPRSLRPAVRADDDWMLVVADVAQLEPRMLAAMAGDAAMARAARGRDLYEGIVESGAVSTRQEAKYAVLGAMYGATTGEGGRLVPRLRKVYPRAMALVDEAARTGEDGGVVSTWLGRSSPRPSEEWTRLQSRATDADASPAEVAAARRRARDWGRFTRNFVVQGTAAEWSLIWLAEIRHRLRQLPDAATPAPASGPFAHRAHLAFFLHDEVVLHVPAEQTDAAAEAVREAAAVATTRLFGSFPIDVPLDLRIAQSAEK, encoded by the coding sequence GTGAATCCGACGCCCGGCGCGGAGCTCCGCATCGCGCTCGTCGCGCTCCGTGCGGGGGAGTTCGCCGCCGTCGAACTCGACGACGACCTCCGCGCGGCTCACTCGTGGCGGTTTCCCGCGAGCGGACTCGCGGACTGGGTGCGCACACGGGAGCGCGATGACGCACCGCGGTGGGTGATCCGCAGCGCACGAGAGGTCTACCCGGTGCTGCTGGCCGAAGGTGTGACGATCCGGCGCGCCCACGACCTGTTGCTGTGCCACGCGATCCTGCGGGACACCGCGCGCGTCCGGCGTCCGCTCGACCCGTCGCCCTCCTGGCAGCGTCGCGATGTCGTCGACGAGGCGCCTGCGCTGTTCGACGTCGACAGCGCATCCGACACGGCCGACCCTGTGGCCGAGGTGCTCGACCAGTACCGGGCGCAGCGAGACGTGCTCGCGCAGTCGGGCGACGGCCGGCTGTCCCTGCTCTGCTCGGCGGAGTCAGCCGGCGGCCTCATCGCCGAGGAGATGCGTGCGGCGGGTCTCCCGTGGAACGAGCGCGTGCATCGCGAGATCCTCGAGGCGACGCTGGGCATCCGTCCGGTCGCGGGCGGACTGCCCAGCCGTATGGTCGAGCTCGCCGAGACGGTGCGCGGGATCCTGGGTGATCCCGGCCTCCATCTCGACAGCCAGCCCAAGCTGCTTCGCGCCTTGCATCGAGCGGGAGTGCACGTCGAGTCGACCAGCAGGTGGGAGCTGGCCCAGCACGACCATCCGGTGGTCGAGCCGCTGCTGGCGTACAAGAAGCTGTCTCGTCTTCTCAGCGCGAACGGATGGGCATGGCTCTCCGAGTGGGTGCGCGATGACCGCTTCCGTCCCGTGTACATCCCGGGCGGAGTGGTGACCGGTCGGTGGGCGTCGGCGGGCGGCGGGGCCCTCCAGCTTCCGCGGAGCCTGAGGCCGGCGGTGCGCGCCGACGACGACTGGATGCTCGTCGTCGCCGACGTCGCGCAGCTCGAACCGCGGATGCTCGCAGCGATGGCGGGGGACGCGGCGATGGCGCGCGCCGCGCGAGGGCGCGACCTGTACGAGGGGATCGTCGAGTCGGGTGCCGTGTCGACGCGGCAGGAGGCCAAGTACGCCGTGCTCGGCGCCATGTACGGTGCCACCACCGGAGAGGGCGGGCGGCTCGTGCCGCGGCTCCGCAAGGTGTACCCGCGCGCGATGGCGCTGGTCGACGAGGCGGCCCGCACCGGCGAGGACGGCGGTGTGGTGTCGACCTGGCTCGGCCGGTCGTCTCCCCGCCCGTCGGAGGAGTGGACGCGCCTGCAGTCCAGGGCGACGGATGCCGACGCGTCTCCTGCCGAGGTCGCGGCCGCGCGTCGGCGTGCGCGGGACTGGGGGAGGTTCACCCGCAACTTCGTCGTGCAGGGGACGGCGGCCGAGTGGTCGCTCATCTGGCTCGCCGAGATCCGCCACCGTCTGCGGCAGCTCCCGGATGCCGCCACCCCTGCGCCGGCATCCGGCCCGTTCGCGCATCGCGCCCACCTGGCGTTCTTCCTCCACGACGAGGTCGTGCTCCACGTGCCGGCGGAGCAGACCGATGCCGCGGCCGAGGCGGTGCGCGAGGCGGCGGCCGTCGCGACGACGCGACTGTTCGGCTCCTTCCCGATCGACGTGCCGCTCGACCTCCGGATCGCGCAGTCGGCGGAGAAGTAG
- a CDS encoding AI-2E family transporter: protein MNAITRPVADIDHEPRRAQEPTTAAAAISRINPFVFGLLGALGVLVALIIGDIVGQLATVLVYIGFAIFLALGLDPIVSFIERRLSIPRGGAVAIVVAAVLLLFAGIILAIVPILVEQISNLIERGPQMVKDIQSSDWYGNLTAQFGTTFEDAAAAVLKFVQDPTNLLNIGGGVLAVGTGIAGGFTGVTIVLILTLYFMASLRSMKRVAARFVPAYQRATFSGLVEDVSGAVGRYVIGQVSLALINGVLSLIMLSIIGAPVPALLALIAFIGSMIPLVGTLSASIVNALICLFAGPTTALIAICYYLVYMQVEAYVLSPRIMSKAVAVPGSLVVIAAVAGGALGGIPGALVAIPVAASVIIIVQKVLFPAQDRKTAPPGVIAR, encoded by the coding sequence ATGAACGCCATCACGAGGCCGGTCGCCGACATCGACCACGAGCCGCGACGCGCCCAGGAGCCGACCACCGCGGCTGCGGCGATCTCGCGCATCAACCCCTTCGTGTTCGGACTCCTTGGCGCACTCGGCGTGCTCGTGGCACTGATCATCGGCGACATCGTCGGCCAGCTCGCCACCGTCCTCGTCTACATCGGCTTCGCCATCTTCCTGGCGCTCGGACTCGACCCGATCGTGTCGTTCATCGAGCGAAGGCTCTCCATCCCGCGGGGCGGGGCCGTCGCCATCGTCGTCGCGGCCGTTCTGCTGCTCTTCGCCGGCATCATCCTCGCCATCGTCCCGATCCTCGTCGAGCAGATCTCGAATCTCATCGAGAGAGGTCCGCAGATGGTCAAGGACATCCAGTCCTCCGACTGGTACGGGAACCTGACGGCCCAGTTCGGAACCACCTTCGAAGACGCCGCGGCCGCCGTGCTGAAGTTCGTCCAGGACCCGACCAACCTCCTCAACATCGGCGGCGGGGTGCTCGCGGTCGGCACGGGCATCGCGGGCGGATTCACCGGTGTCACCATCGTGCTGATCCTCACCCTGTACTTCATGGCATCGCTGCGCAGCATGAAGCGCGTGGCCGCTCGATTCGTCCCCGCCTACCAGCGGGCGACCTTCAGCGGACTCGTCGAGGACGTCTCTGGCGCCGTCGGCCGCTACGTCATCGGTCAGGTGAGCCTCGCTCTCATCAACGGCGTCCTCAGCCTGATCATGCTGAGCATCATCGGCGCGCCCGTGCCGGCGCTGCTGGCGCTCATCGCCTTCATCGGGTCGATGATCCCCCTCGTCGGAACGCTGTCGGCGTCGATCGTGAACGCCCTGATCTGCCTGTTCGCCGGCCCGACCACCGCCCTCATCGCGATCTGCTACTACCTGGTCTATATGCAGGTCGAGGCGTACGTGCTCTCTCCGCGCATCATGAGCAAGGCCGTCGCGGTCCCCGGGTCGTTGGTGGTGATCGCCGCGGTGGCCGGGGGTGCGCTCGGTGGCATCCCCGGAGCCCTCGTCGCCATCCCCGTCGCCGCGAGCGTGATCATCATCGTGCAGAAGGTGCTTTTCCCGGCTCAGGACCGCAAGACGGCTCCTCCCGGCGTCATCGCACGATGA